The Rosa rugosa chromosome 3, drRosRugo1.1, whole genome shotgun sequence sequence ttgtttgtaattttattttttactggGAATATACATACAACACTATAATTGTGAATATGATCTCTTTCTTGCCTGATGAGTCTTGATTTTTTTAAGTCATATATCATGAAAAAAGAATGATTATTGTCGTTCTCTTTTATGTTCTTAAGAGATTCTCTTTTACGAGATATTAAACCTTGTTTTCTGAAAAACCATCTAATACGGCCTTCTAATCTATTTGTATTAGTGTGTGTACATGTGTGACTTAAACGGGAACAAAGTTTGTAATCCCACCAAAATCAAAACATGTTATTTAGTATCATTGTATCACCAAAAAgtcttttgatttttttatttttattatttgagCAGCATCAAGTATAGTAGTCTTTGCTTCAGCAGCCAAATAAACAgtaaaagggaaagaaaaaaaaaagtaggacTTGTTTAAGCTTGAACCAATTGTGATATTTGTGTGCACATCAATACCATCAGCTTTAAACCCATTAACATTTCAGCTGAAAAATCCAAAAGATTTCCGGGCAATTGCAAATTTCTCTTGTTTAAATGAATTGGGTATTTGGGCATGCAGCCTTTCACCATTATACATACCCAACACTAAAAGCAATTAAGAACCTAAAATACACTATAGAAGGCTAATACAACgtagtttatttatttttcatgccGAAAACTACTTGTTTACATCGGACTCGCATACTGCTTCCATGTTCCTAGCTAGTGTGATCTGCTTACATTTTTCATGATCTGCACTCTTTTATAATGTAAATGATAACAGCACCTAATAATATCAAACCGAGAATACATCCCGCCAAAATAGCCACTACCATCTCTGCTGGATGATTCCCAGAGCCTGCACCGACCTTACGCGAATATGGCACACCATTGGCATTGGCATTCGAGGAGTTTGTAGACTTGTAGCTAATGGAGCACTTGTAGAGATAAATCTGCCCCGTGACGGAATCGCCACACTCGGTCTTGGCCTTCTGAGAAGCACTTTGCAGGCAAGCCACACAATCCTGGTTCACTAAGGTACCTTCGCATTGTCCTGAAACATTCACTGTGTCATAGCCACCGGTGTAGAAGCCACCAACTCCACCAGTACTATTCTTGACATCGTTTTCCAATATGCCGAAAGCCGTGTCCCTTTTCTCCCCAAGCCCAGCAGCCCTTGCTTGATTAACTTCACAACGTTTGAAAAGAAATTCTGTTGCATCAAATGGCTTTGAGTCAGCAATCTCATAACGTAAGTAGCATCCGCGGAGCTGGACTCGGACTGCTACATTGGTTTCTCCACAGAGTTGGCTGACTAAAGGTGGAATCTGTCTTATGCAGGTGTTGCACTCGGCGGGGGAGAGGTCTCCGCGGCACTGGTACAGACCGTTAATGCCGTTAGTGCCATCGCCAGAGGTGGCTGTGGCTGCCAAGAAAGTCTCTAGTGAAGAGTTTGAGACCAACGAGTCCATGAGGGGTTTGAGGTTTTCCGGGTAGACATTGTTTGGGAACATTTGTTTTGAACACCCTTTGAAAACCAAGGATGTATAATCATCCGAAGCAGTGCCCATAGCGAGGGGGAGGGAAGTGAAAAGGAATGTGCAGATAAGTAGATGACACCAAAGAAATAGCAATGGCTTGATTTTGGTGGGCAAACTCATCTTTGAGAAACGTCGGACAAATTGTACTAACATTGTTGGATACTCAGTCTTACCAAACCGATATTGATTGAAGAAGTTAATTACAGATATCTAACAACATAGCGGCCTATTTATACACTTTCCGATAATGCAATAAACCTTAAAACCATAGGAATACTAACTTTCCTAATACTAAGTGGAAACACGGGGCAAGTTAACTGGACTTGCCAAATTTATGCATTTTTCCAACACGTACTGAAATTTGTACTTTTTGGGCTGGTTCTTCACATCTTAAGGTAAACCTTTAATCTGCAAGCGCAAGGAAAGAAATCTAAACCAAACTAGGAATATGTAAATTCCTCAAAGACATAGGAAAGTAGAAAACAATCTTTGTGTTTGTATTTTAGTGTGTCTCTAATTATATATTgaagagattaaaaaaaaaagtggaagaCTGAAATTAGGAACCTTAGACAAATTAACTTCATCTCCAGATTCACAACCATCCCTCTGCGTAtctctcttcatctccaaatTCACAACTATCGATCCCTCTGCGACAACTCTTCCTCTCTCCCACACACAAACATGCCTGCACCAATATATCTCTAAAATCATGCATTGACGATAGCTATCAAAAGAAACCACTCACTGCTTAAGGATCCAACAAATTATCACAATAGTATTGTTGCTCAATGtaagtacacttctctcatgaaccttctgttttttttttcctttctgggCGTACGGTTCTGACGCCTTGAGCTGCGCCTTTTGCGCTTTCGCCGCCTTGATCAACGTCTTTGGCGCCTGGTCGCCTCGGCAGCAAAACACACTCAGTTTCAGTAGCACCTCACGCCCTAAGGCACGCTTTTTAATTCATTGATCCTAATCCTAGTCAGACATTGTTTCAGTTATGTACTCTATAAATACCTCCAATATGGCTTGAAGAACAAAATCATCGAATACAattctgaagaagaaaaagagggatCAGTCACCAACTAAGTAAAAACAGGAGATATGATCAGGCTATTTAAAGTTAAGGAGAAGCAGAGAGAACTTGCTGAAGCCAATGGAGGAAAACATGTCAAGAAGCAATCAGCTGGCGAATTGCGCCTTCACAAAGATATAACTGAGCTGAACTTACCAAAATCTTGTGTTATATACTTCCCCAAAGGCAAGGACAACCTCAAAGCTTTTGAGGTTTCGATTAGACCAGATGAAGGATATTACACAGGTGGAAAGTTTGTGTTTTCTTTCCAGATTTCGGATTTCTATCCACACGAGGCACCAAAAGTTAAGTGTATGACAAAGGTCTACCATCCCAATATCGACTTGGAAGGGAATGTCTGCCTCAACATCCTACGAGAAGATTGGAAGCCTGTGCTTAACATAAACACCATTGTTTATGGATTGTATCATCTTTTCACGGACCCGAATCATGAAGATCCCTTAAATCATGATGCAGCTGAAGTTTTGAGAGACAAGCCGAAGGAGTTTGCGTCTAATGTAAGAAGGGCTATATCCGGTGGGTATGTGGGGAAAACTTGTTTCTCAAGGTGCAAATAGATATTGACATATTATCTCATATAAGATTTGTCAACAAATTACAATTTcttttttcatcttcttttgatttcaaattttcaaggaTCGATCCTTTGTATTTTGACATTTTAAAATTTAATCTTGGAAAAAAAAGATAGAgaattaattttttgtttatcATTGCCCTACTTATatctcacattttttttttttgagaaaatgtcATCTATTATGTAATTCAATAAGCAGTACAATAATAACATGTCCCAGAGAGAATCattcattctaaaaaaaaaaaaaaacatgtccCAAAGGAGCCgacaaagaaaaatattacttaTGCAGTTATGCAGACCGACagagcaagcagtacaataataATCTGTCATTCTAGCATGATCGCATTGGGCTAGGTGTGGACCGATTTATCTCTTTACTTATTTTCGTAACTTTCGTTAATGCTCGAAATAAACAAGCAATGAGATTAACATGGTAAGCTGCTAATCCATCACACTCGGATAGTTTTATCCATTCCGATTCACTTAATAAAGAGAttgaacaatatatatatatatatatatatatatatatatatatatatatatatatatatatatataataattcgGGATATTAATAGACGAGAAATTCGAACTCAAAACCTGAAGTCTTAATGGCGTAAGGTAAATGTAATTGTAATTGTGAGAAAGCTAAAAGCCAACTATGTAGCGTGACTTGCGTCAGACTCCTAGCGTCACCAAATCAAGAGACTGCAATGGCTGGTTTATCCATTCCGATTCACTTAATAAAGAGATTGAACAATATAATAATTAGAAATATTAATAGATGAGAGATTCGAACACAAAACCTAAAATACTAAAGCTGTATGGTAAATGTAATCATAATTGTGAGAAAGCTAAAACCCAACTAAGTAGCGTGACTTGCGTCAGACACCTAGCGTCACCAAATTAAGAGACTGCACTGAATGGTGGACTGTGTAAACCAATCAAATCACATCCGACAAAACTGAGCTTTTTATTAGGTTGGT is a genomic window containing:
- the LOC133736499 gene encoding plasmodesmata-located protein 1-like is translated as MLVQFVRRFSKMSLPTKIKPLLFLWCHLLICTFLFTSLPLAMGTASDDYTSLVFKGCSKQMFPNNVYPENLKPLMDSLVSNSSLETFLAATATSGDGTNGINGLYQCRGDLSPAECNTCIRQIPPLVSQLCGETNVAVRVQLRGCYLRYEIADSKPFDATEFLFKRCEVNQARAAGLGEKRDTAFGILENDVKNSTGGVGGFYTGGYDTVNVSGQCEGTLVNQDCVACLQSASQKAKTECGDSVTGQIYLYKCSISYKSTNSSNANANGVPYSRKVGAGSGNHPAEMVVAILAGCILGLILLGAVIIYIIKECRS
- the LOC133737922 gene encoding NEDD8-conjugating enzyme Ubc12-like codes for the protein MIRLFKVKEKQRELAEANGGKHVKKQSAGELRLHKDITELNLPKSCVIYFPKGKDNLKAFEVSIRPDEGYYTGGKFVFSFQISDFYPHEAPKVKCMTKVYHPNIDLEGNVCLNILREDWKPVLNINTIVYGLYHLFTDPNHEDPLNHDAAEVLRDKPKEFASNVRRAISGGYVGKTCFSRCK